The Mesorhizobium shangrilense genome has a segment encoding these proteins:
- a CDS encoding proline racemase family protein has product GSSPVRQVLLTAMRTSRLFSVIDSHTAGHPTRTVISGIPPLRGHSVREQRDDFRAVHDGLRGLLLHEPRGHAAMVAAVPVPSRDADQGLFFISSYVYLDMCGHATIGYIASLAATGALPQGFEQTGMSIETPAGIVHVTGTFEAGQLTSVVLRNVPSYLASADVAVEIDGLGKVTCDIAYGGIMYALVDASQVDLPFDIDHASRWCHAGVAIKQGLNSASGHLQVGSVLFHRAIVGGARHLVILASNKFDRSPCGTGTSARLAQLHARGELATGAPYRAENILGVPFAAKVAELAQGKDGQPAVIPEVRGMAHISAFSTLVLEADDPLSAGFLPG; this is encoded by the coding sequence GGTAGTTCCCCAGTCCGGCAAGTACTGCTGACCGCCATGCGCACGAGCCGTCTCTTCTCCGTCATCGACAGCCATACCGCAGGGCACCCGACTCGCACGGTCATCTCGGGCATCCCTCCGTTGCGCGGGCACAGTGTGCGCGAACAGCGGGACGATTTCCGGGCGGTCCATGATGGGTTGAGGGGACTGCTGCTTCACGAACCGCGCGGGCATGCCGCCATGGTGGCAGCGGTGCCCGTGCCCTCCCGCGATGCGGATCAGGGGCTGTTCTTCATCTCCTCCTACGTCTACCTCGACATGTGCGGCCATGCCACGATCGGCTACATCGCCAGCTTGGCCGCCACGGGCGCTCTGCCGCAGGGCTTTGAACAAACCGGCATGTCCATCGAGACCCCGGCGGGTATCGTCCATGTGACCGGTACCTTCGAGGCTGGCCAGCTGACCTCAGTGGTCCTACGCAACGTGCCATCCTATCTCGCCTCCGCCGATGTAGCCGTCGAGATCGATGGCCTCGGCAAGGTGACCTGCGACATCGCCTATGGCGGCATCATGTATGCCCTGGTTGATGCAAGCCAGGTCGATCTTCCCTTCGACATCGACCACGCCAGCCGCTGGTGCCACGCAGGGGTGGCTATCAAGCAGGGGCTTAACTCTGCAAGCGGTCACCTGCAGGTCGGCAGCGTGCTGTTCCATCGCGCCATCGTGGGCGGCGCCCGCCATCTGGTGATTTTGGCAAGCAACAAGTTCGACCGTTCGCCCTGCGGCACCGGTACCTCCGCACGGCTGGCCCAGCTTCACGCTCGTGGGGAGTTGGCGACTGGCGCCCCTTACCGGGCCGAAAACATCCTTGGGGTGCCCTTCGCGGCCAAGGTCGCGGAGTTGGCTCAGGGCAAGGACGGCCAGCCCGCCGTGATCCCAGAGGTGCGCGGCATGGCTCATATCAGCGCATTTTCCACCCTGGTGCTGGAAGCGGATGATCCGCTGTCCGCCGGTTTCCTTCCCGGCTGA